Proteins found in one Plasmodium relictum strain SGS1 genome assembly, chromosome: 13 genomic segment:
- a CDS encoding radical SAM protein, putative: MEKSKRYINLVKIIEKNKFEKYRLKQILDNIYKAKIVNINKMKNIPTDIRKELKNVFGENILSIKPLKEYKYDRAYKVLFECKDKEKIEATSLDFGSHKSLCISSQIGCSFACKFCATGQIGIKRQLELDEITDQLLYFQSKNVNIKNVSFMGMGEPLANPHVFDSIHFFNHSNFFSLSNRRINISTVGLLPGIKKLNEFFPQVNLSFSLHSPFSEERDRLVPINRLFPFYEVLDLLDDRIVNTGRRVWISYILIKDINDSNDHAEALCEHICKRPNNIRYLYNVCLIPYNKAKNVDENFCRISEENRILQFTKILRKHGISYFYRNSFGYSIDAACGQLYADYEPKKNKEKIGIRNVSLLE, from the exons atggaaaagtCGAAGAGGTATATTAatttagtaaaaataattgaaaaaaacaAGTTCGAAAAGTATAGGCTTAAGCAAATTttagataatatatataaggcaaaaattgttaatataaataaaatgaaaaatattccAACTGATATAAGAAAAGAACTAAAAAATGTATTCggtgaaaatattttaagtataaaaccattaaaagaatataaatatgataGAGCATATAAAGTATTATTTGAATGtaaagataaagaaaaaattgaagCTACATCATTAGATTTTGGTTCTCATAAATCATTATGCATATCTAGTCAAATAGGATGTTCTTTTGCTTGTAAATTTTGTGCAACTGGACAAATTGGAATAAAAAGACAACTAGAATTGGATGAAATAACAGATcaacttttatattttcagtcgaaaaatgttaatataaaaaatgtttctTTTATGGGTATGGGTGAACCATTAGCAAATCCACATGTTTTTGATtcaattcatttttttaatcattCTAACTTCTTTTCTTTATCAAATAGaagaataaatatttcaaCTGTTGGATTGTTACCCggtattaaaaaattaaacgaGTTTTTTCCTCAGGTAAATTTGTCTTTTTCCTTACATTCTCCTTTTTCGGAAGAAAGAGATAGATTAGTTCCAATTAACAGATTGTTTCCATTTTATGAAGTTTTAGATTTATTAGATGATAGAATAGTAAATACGGGAAGACGCGTATGGATAAGTTACATTCTaattaaagatataaatGATTCGAATGATCATGCTGAAGCATTGTGTGAGCATATATGTAAAAGACCAAATAACATtagatatttatataatgttTGCTTAATACCTTATAATAAag caaAAAATGTCGATGAAAATTTCTGTAGAATAAGTGAAGAAAACAGAATTCTACAATTTACG aaaatattaagaaaacatggaatatcatatttttacag aaattcTTTTGGTTATTCTATTGATGCAGCCTGTGGACAATTATATGCAG attatgaaccaaaaaaaaataaagaaaaaattggaATTAGAAATGTGTCTTTATTAGAATAA
- the CCp3 gene encoding LCCL domain-containing protein, putative, with amino-acid sequence MMNYKFIVLFLDFFFFFLLKIHSKEWCKAKFEYGKSDYVECLNEGDNFTKYMIETVPIVSTGVNLYSNVSIVLSNGYGLKTKEIIIGNENEGLLNKIFTVRTDIGNPEYLHIKLNSPNKNWKCKKITVWKDFKYWVFDCIDHLDDRKTEATYFLSGNKLYTAYVQTGKDLEAGTTGTIEVVLLGNEKRSNTKILHEGFNSGSLKKIRFQASDVGTLENIILSNNSQNDPWYCDFIKVKSDNKLYVFNVKNWIGHPYDKSVKVNIKNDNVEGTAKDIDCHVRGNDLINTNNLPKNLSNKVQIFKVRCPQNCQNAEFASIEGSSIHPSSTSICASAIHDGSLTPSGGELIVTVGSELKYYHALNEKYNGLEAMDFSTKADEKNFSFYSYHLDSIDDIKSDVRIVNSFGKLSSLGRLEIRIKNKWGSVCKKGPNFTFSDDTAKRACKDLGFPNGIYIKENCGNINGQNYCAGYGYPFSGAGIVCSGNEKSLSNCNGDDASHCVDHHDDVIIQCLHYSSNELINDGTIRIVDINGSPSNNGVGRLQIYYNGVFGSVCSEGWVKESEKIVCQELGYTGLKGNGFSHHLCTNISGENLCGHDTEKINAVNFKCKGNEKYLKNCPHETQEDIYCSHDEDIIIGCSGEGDASGLGLSGQKNLMNLEKKKFHPKIELTCFDKIVSKADLSSADVGDIFIVNCPEKCDEEMGIIKGTFLYTFDSPICKAAIHAGALSNNVSEDIVVIIAHKHKNFIGTKRNNIESHTFSGISKSFSVSIPTTSLLNKERRSNPKVEDEILKKENDFSYKNIFDKNEKHLASSIQPIFQWISPTGFLGFNGKDNDFIDCSNFPNEKYIKGLSNFSFIIYFTLNGGEGTWRTILSHSLCEGISVSIDEENELIIEHNCNPHLIKSRFKPKFGETYHIAIVFNKTNKIIALYINGKRAIFEKAKYDFTLNGDLIIGRSNQSTTDYFIGYIHLVEVYKYVLTEEEIKESLNSVLSLEYVNINTEENIKKKKKKGVRKTIDGRECITPCKSRSIINKDLQVNTEKINLKCEDDLLSEQFNGKIGSQFLVNCLEDCTKSKFLVKGSNNFYTPDSSICKAAIHAGIYIPNKNNMNKGSFILRVVEGLLEYKASRGHFGIVSRTEKQSQLRSFSVFLENEDIIITCSTDGQFTSNLSVGEKITISCPSNCDKINNKIFGSNIYSPLSSVCKAAIHSGVLSNQGGQVEIIVGPKQEEFKGSKQNNIESYDSTNHSRSLTFKRHTE; translated from the coding sequence atgatgaattataaatttatagtactgtttttagattttttttttttttttttactgaAAATACATAGCAAAGAATGGTGTAAAGCAAAATTTGAGTATGGAAAATCTGATTATGTAGAATGCTTAAATGAAGGAGataattttacaaaatatatGATTGAAACAGTTCCAATAGTTTCAACTGGCGTGAATTTATATAGTAATGTGTCCATAGTATTATCTAACGGATATGgtttaaaaacaaaagaaataattataggaaatgaaaatgaaggattattaaataaaattttcactGTAAGAACAGATATAGGAAATCCTgaatatttacatataaaaCTAAATTCACCAAATAAAAATTGGAAGTGTAAAAAAATCACTGTGTGGAAAGATTTCAAATATTGGGTATTTGATTGCATTGATCATTTAGATGACAGAAAAACAGAAgcaacatattttttatcagGAAATAAATTGTATACTGCTTATGTTCAAACAGGTAAAGATCTAGAAGCGGGTACTACTGGTACTATAGAGGTTGTCTTATTAGGTAATGAAAAGAGAAGCAACACAAAAATATTACATGAAGGATTTAATTCTGGAagtttaaagaaaattagaTTCCAAGCATCTGATGTTGGAActttagaaaatataattttgagTAACAATTCCCAAAATGATCCATGGTATTGTGACTTTATTAAAGTTAAGAGTGATAATAAACTATACGTTTTTAATGTTAAAAATTGGATAGGTCATCCTTATGATAAAAGCGTAAAAgttaacataaaaaatgataatgtaGAAGGGACAGCAAAAGATATAGATTGCCATGTTCGTGGCAATGACTTAATAAATACCAATAACTTGCCAAAAAACTTATCAAACAAAGTACAAATATTTAAAGTAAGATGCCCACAAAATTGTCAAAACGCAGAATTTGCATCTATTGAGGGATCTTCAATTCATCCATCTTCAACTTCCATTTGTGCATCTGCTATTCATGATGGATCACTGACTCCAAGTGGAGGAGAACTTATTGTTACTGTTGGAAGTGAACTGAAATATTATCATGCacttaatgaaaaatataatggaTTAGAAGCTATGGATTTCAGTACTAAGgcagatgaaaaaaatttctctttttataGTTATCATCTAGATTCTATAGATGATATAAAAAGTGATGTTAGAATTGTTAATTCTTTTGGAAAATTGTCTTCTTTAGGTAGATTAGAAATAcgtataaaaaataagtgGGGAAGTGTGTGTAAAAAAGGACCAAACTTTACATTCAGTGATGATACAGCTAAAAGGGCATGTAAGGACTTAGGTTTTCCTAAtggaatatatataaaagaaaactGTGGGAATATAAATGGACAAAATTATTGTGCTGGTTATGGATATCCATTTAGTGGTGCAGGAATTGTATGCTCtggaaatgaaaaaagtcTATCTAATTGCAACGGAGATGATGCCTCTCATTGTGTAGATCATCATGATGATGTTATTATTCAGTGCTTACATTATTCAAGCAATGAACTGATAAATGATGGAACTATAAGAATTGTTGATATAAATGGTTCTCCATCTAATAATGGAGTAGGAAGATTACAAATTTATTACAATGGAGTTTTCGGCTCTGTATGCTCTGAGGGATGGGTAAAAGAATCAGAAAAAATTGTTTGCCAAGAACTTGGTTATACAGGGTTGAAAGGAAATGGTTTTTCTCATCATTTATGTACCAATATATCAGGAGAGAATTTATGTGGCCATGAtacagaaaaaataaatgctgttaattttaaatgcaagggaaatgaaaaatatttaaaaaattgtcCTCATGAAACACAGGAAGATATTTATTGTTCTCATGATGAAGATATTATAATTGGATGTAGTGGAGAAGGAGATGCGTCAGGATTAGGATTGTCAGgacaaaaaaatttaatgaacttggaaaaaaaaaaattccatcCAAAAATTGAACTAACATGCTTTGATAAAATAGTATCAAAAGCAGACCTAAGTAGTGCTGATGTTGGGGATATATTTATAGTTAATTGCCCTGAAAAGTGTGACGAAGAAATGGGAATAATAAAAGGTACCTTTTTATACACATTTGATTCTCCTATATGTAAAGCAGCAATTCATGCAGGAGCACTAAGTAATAATGTTTCAGAGGACATTGTTGTAATCATTGCacataaacataaaaattttataggAACAAAGAGAAATAATATAGAGTCACATACATTTAGTGGTATCTCTAAAAGCTTTAGTGTTAGTATACCAACCACCTCTCTTTTGAATAAAGAAAGAAGAAGCAATCCAAAAGTAGAAGATGAGATcttgaaaaaagaaaatgatttttcttacaaaaatatatttgataaaaatgaaaaacatTTAGCTAGTTCTATTCAACCTATATTTCAATGGATTTCCCCAACAGGTTTTCTTGGTTTTAACGGTAAAGATAATGATTTTATAGACTGTAGTAATTTTccaaatgaaaaatatattaagggTCTTTccaatttttcatttattatttattttactttaaatGGAGGAGAAGGTACGTGGAGAACCATTTTATCTCATAGCTTATGTGAAGGAATTTCTGTTTCAATTGATGAAGAAAACGAATTAATAATAGAGCATAATTGTAATCCTCACTTAATTAAAAGTAGATTTAAACCTAAATTTGGAGAAACATATCACATTGCAATTGTATTTAacaaaacaaataaaataattgcCTTATATATTAATGGCAAAAGGGCTATATTCGAGAAAGCAAAATATGATTTCACATTAAATGGAGATTTAATTATAGGTAGATCCAATCAATCAACAACTGATTATTTTATAGGATATATTCATTTAGTAGAggtatataaatatgtattgACTGAAGAAGAAATTAAAGAATCCTTAAATTCAGTTTTATCCTTAGAGTATGTAAACATAAATacagaagaaaatataaaaaaaaaaaaaaaaaaaggagtaAGAAAAACTATAGATGGTAGAGAGTGCATAACACCTTGTAAATCTAGaagtattataaataaagacTTACAAGTAAAtacagaaaaaattaatttaaaatgtgAGGATGATTTACTTTCTGAACAATTTAATGGAAAAATAGGATCTCAATTTTTAGTAAACTGTTTAGAAGATTGCACTAAATCCAAATTTTTAGTAAAAGGAAGTAATAATTTCTACACTCCTGATTCATCAATATGTAAAGCTGCTATACATGCAGGAATATATATacctaataaaaataatatgaacaAAGGTAGCTTCATTCTTAGAGTTGTTGAAGGATTATTAGAATATAAAGCGTCTAGAGGGCATTTTGGAATAGTTAGTAGAACGGAAAAACAATCCCAATTGAGATCTTTCTCTGTTTTCttagaaaatgaagatattattattacatgTTCTACAGATGGACAATTTACATCAAATTTATCTGTTGGCGAAAAAATAACTATTTCTTGTCCATCAAATTgtgataaaataaacaataaaatttttggatcaaatatatatagtcCCTTATCTTCTGTTTGTAAAGCAGCTATACATTCAGGTGTTTTATCAAATCAAGGAGGTCAAGTTGAAATAATTGTGGGACCTAAACAAGAAGAATTTAAAGGATCGAAACAAAACAATATTGAATCATATGATTCTACAAATCATAGTCGTTCTTTAACTTTTAAAAGGCACACTGAATAA